Proteins encoded within one genomic window of Flavobacterium sp. NG2:
- a CDS encoding T9SS type A sorting domain-containing protein produces the protein MKTINQNPLRVLLFLSVTFNFYAQVNVKLDLNVKHSVGGISTFERWKFITTHANQSEGEWNGDNVLPDLKNDFLNGRDVYLGRDTGGITYNLNQVKEDPTRPGFADPADITSKGTASKNSFAANTSLHPYESRKNWIICAQLHPFWTGAEQKATGKGWKLANATATGEYMGRYITAFHGGNGQKLPSFVEVINEPDYDLLGGLKEYTKSINEIAVFHNDVAAAIRAQIPNIRIGGYTNAFPEFEVGNFQRWINRDKMFMDVAGANMDFWSIHLYDFPSINGGKKQLRSGSNIEATFDMMDQYSMMKFNKTKPYVISEYGAQTHDYNNSQWSSYRDWLILKGMNSQLMSFLERPNTIDIAIPFVITKAEWGFNATTGVPYTHRLMRKTNEPASYTGQWTYTDLVKFYDLWKNVKGTRVYIKPDNLDVLANAYIDGNKGYVILNNLNFQPTTVNLNLFDTNNIVITSINKKHLTVINNNATLEESLVSLPLTSVTLGAESTIILEYTFANAIAINETADETKYFATTYLQPIVANQPVVFQVNNVQKSTYGDAVLRIGLGRDHGQSLSPIVKVNNTSITVPINFRGYNQAQRERFFGVLEIPVPYSLLTTNNQISVQLPDSGGHISSVALQVFNFSKNILSVASNTFQDDKKITVYPNPVDEEILIQSSSENILNATAMIYSVSGQLVQESMVDTNGKINVSKLPKGLYGIRLTKGNKKIGTAKFSKK, from the coding sequence ATGAAAACTATTAATCAAAACCCACTGAGAGTACTCCTCTTTTTATCCGTTACCTTTAATTTTTACGCTCAAGTAAATGTAAAATTAGATTTAAATGTGAAACATAGTGTAGGAGGTATATCTACTTTTGAACGTTGGAAATTTATTACTACACACGCTAATCAATCAGAAGGAGAATGGAATGGAGATAATGTTCTACCCGATTTAAAGAATGATTTTTTAAATGGTAGGGATGTCTATTTAGGAAGAGATACTGGTGGCATCACTTATAATTTAAATCAAGTAAAAGAAGACCCAACAAGACCCGGTTTTGCAGACCCCGCTGATATTACTTCCAAAGGAACAGCTTCAAAAAATAGCTTTGCCGCAAACACCAGTCTTCATCCATATGAGAGTAGAAAGAACTGGATTATTTGCGCACAATTGCATCCTTTTTGGACAGGAGCGGAACAAAAAGCAACAGGGAAAGGTTGGAAATTAGCCAATGCAACTGCTACAGGTGAATATATGGGGCGTTATATTACTGCTTTTCATGGTGGAAACGGACAAAAACTACCCTCTTTTGTCGAAGTAATCAATGAGCCTGATTACGATCTTTTAGGAGGATTGAAAGAATACACAAAATCCATTAATGAAATTGCTGTTTTTCATAATGATGTGGCCGCAGCTATTAGAGCTCAAATTCCGAATATACGAATTGGAGGTTATACTAATGCTTTTCCCGAATTTGAAGTAGGGAATTTTCAAAGATGGATAAACCGTGACAAAATGTTTATGGATGTTGCGGGAGCCAATATGGATTTTTGGTCAATTCATCTTTATGATTTTCCTTCTATTAATGGTGGAAAAAAACAATTGCGTTCCGGTAGCAATATCGAGGCTACTTTTGATATGATGGATCAATACAGCATGATGAAATTTAATAAAACAAAACCTTATGTGATTTCAGAATATGGTGCACAAACCCATGATTATAACAACAGTCAATGGAGTTCTTATAGAGATTGGTTAATTCTTAAAGGCATGAATTCGCAATTAATGTCTTTTCTGGAAAGACCAAATACAATTGATATTGCAATTCCTTTTGTAATTACAAAGGCCGAATGGGGTTTTAACGCTACTACTGGTGTTCCATACACCCACCGTTTAATGCGAAAAACAAATGAACCTGCGAGTTATACTGGACAATGGACTTATACTGATTTGGTTAAATTTTATGATTTATGGAAAAATGTAAAAGGAACTAGAGTTTATATTAAGCCAGATAATTTAGATGTTTTGGCCAATGCCTACATCGATGGTAATAAAGGATATGTGATTTTGAATAATTTAAATTTCCAACCCACTACAGTAAACTTGAATCTCTTTGATACAAACAATATTGTCATCACTAGTATCAATAAGAAGCATTTGACAGTAATTAATAACAATGCTACATTGGAAGAAAGCTTGGTTTCGCTTCCGCTAACTTCGGTAACATTAGGAGCAGAATCTACTATTATTTTAGAATATACTTTTGCAAATGCGATTGCGATTAACGAAACCGCTGATGAGACAAAATATTTTGCCACTACTTATTTACAGCCTATTGTGGCGAATCAACCAGTAGTCTTTCAGGTTAATAATGTTCAAAAAAGCACTTATGGTGATGCGGTTTTAAGAATTGGTTTAGGGAGAGATCATGGACAATCATTAAGTCCTATCGTAAAAGTTAATAACACTAGTATTACAGTTCCTATAAATTTTCGTGGTTACAATCAAGCGCAAAGAGAACGTTTCTTTGGAGTGTTAGAAATTCCTGTTCCTTATAGCTTGTTAACGACTAATAATCAAATTTCGGTTCAATTACCTGATTCTGGTGGACATATCAGTTCTGTGGCTTTACAAGTGTTTAATTTTAGTAAAAATATTTTATCCGTAGCATCGAATACGTTCCAAGATGATAAAAAAATTACAGTATATCCAAATCCTGTGGATGAGGAAATTTTGATACAATCTTCGTCAGAAAACATTCTCAATGCAACAGCAATGATTTATAGTGTTTCTGGACAGTTAGTACAAGAATCGATGGTAGATACTAATGGGAAAATAAATGTTAGCAAACTTCCTAAAGGACTTTACGGTATTCGCCTTACGAAAGGGAATAAAAAAATAGGTACAGCAAAATTTTCAAAAAAATAG
- a CDS encoding rhodanese-related sulfurtransferase has protein sequence MQLYNTLSADERAELIDQAGKQRLTLSFYAYAKIEDPKKFRDDLFIAWNALDALGRTYVAHEGINAQMSVPAENFEAFRDTLEVYDFMKGIRLNVAVEHDDHSFLKLTVKVRDKIVADGLNDETFDVTNKGVHLKAKEFNEILENPDTIVVDFRNHYESEIGHFKNAITPDVETFRESLPIINEQLKDFKEDKNLVMYCTGGIRCEKASAYFKHQGFKNVYQLEGGIIQYAKQIKEEGLESKFVGKNFVFDNRLGERITDDIIAQCHQCGKPCDNHTNCENDGCHLLFIQCDECKAAMDNCCSMECLEITRMPLVDQVRLRSGKQVGNKVFRKGKSDKLKFKHSGELADLAIGTATKPADIRQKIKVKKVLVGKVDHYYVKAQVGLFSIENKELNVGDKIIISGPTTGVQELVLEKMIVNDSKATTAKAGDKVTFAVPFRVRLSDKLYKIFQD, from the coding sequence ATGCAACTGTATAACACCTTAAGCGCAGATGAAAGAGCCGAACTGATTGATCAGGCGGGTAAACAACGACTCACGTTGTCTTTTTATGCGTATGCCAAAATTGAAGATCCTAAAAAATTTCGCGACGATTTATTTATAGCCTGGAACGCACTCGATGCCCTTGGCCGTACCTATGTAGCACACGAAGGTATTAATGCTCAAATGAGTGTTCCTGCCGAAAATTTTGAAGCTTTTAGAGACACACTTGAAGTTTATGATTTCATGAAAGGCATTCGCTTGAATGTAGCCGTGGAGCACGATGACCACTCTTTCTTAAAACTGACGGTTAAGGTGCGTGATAAGATTGTTGCTGATGGTTTGAATGACGAAACTTTTGATGTAACCAACAAAGGTGTGCATTTGAAAGCGAAGGAATTCAACGAAATATTAGAAAATCCAGATACGATTGTTGTCGATTTTAGAAATCATTACGAGAGTGAAATAGGTCATTTTAAAAACGCCATAACTCCTGATGTGGAAACTTTTAGGGAGTCGTTGCCTATTATTAACGAACAATTAAAAGATTTTAAAGAAGATAAAAACCTAGTAATGTATTGCACGGGTGGAATCCGTTGTGAAAAAGCTTCGGCTTACTTTAAACACCAAGGTTTTAAAAATGTATACCAACTAGAAGGCGGAATCATTCAGTATGCCAAACAAATCAAAGAAGAAGGTTTAGAAAGCAAATTTGTAGGTAAGAATTTTGTTTTTGACAACCGTTTAGGTGAAAGAATTACTGACGATATTATCGCGCAGTGTCATCAATGCGGAAAACCTTGTGATAATCATACCAATTGTGAAAATGACGGTTGCCATTTGTTGTTTATTCAATGTGACGAATGTAAGGCCGCCATGGATAACTGTTGTTCTATGGAATGTCTTGAGATTACGCGTATGCCACTGGTGGATCAAGTACGACTAAGATCAGGAAAACAAGTAGGAAATAAAGTATTCAGAAAAGGAAAATCAGATAAATTGAAGTTCAAACATTCCGGTGAATTAGCTGATTTAGCCATAGGAACAGCAACAAAACCGGCTGATATTAGACAAAAAATAAAAGTCAAAAAAGTATTGGTAGGTAAAGTAGACCATTACTATGTAAAAGCACAGGTAGGTCTTTTTTCTATTGAAAATAAAGAATTGAATGTGGGTGACAAAATCATTATTTCTGGACCTACAACCGGTGTTCAAGAATTGGTTTTAGAAAAAATGATTGTTAATGATAGCAAAGCAACAACAGCCAAAGCAGGTGATAAAGTTACATTTGCAGTACCATTTAGAGTGCGATTATCAGATAAATTGTATAAAATTTTTCAAGACTAA
- a CDS encoding IS110 family transposase: protein MILKYSVGLDVSSSKIDGSICVIDENQQVQFKSKITFNNTVSGFESLDSWITKWHKEMDLPLVVCMEATGVYHENCALYLFEKGYKLSIVLPNKAKKYLECLGLKSKNDSIDARGLAQMGAEQCLSLWEPLGRYYYELRHYTRQHQNIQELKTVISNQIHALEHSMYRSDLLIDQLKSTITLFDAQLKELDKKMKLHLKSDAVVYNKCLNILAIKGIGYLTIATLIAETNGFELFKNYKQLVSYAGYDVVEAQSGTRVGKTKISKKGNSRIRRALHMPSLIVITCKEKPFLDLYNRTFEKHAIKMKSYVAVQKKLLVMVYHLWKKNKRYDTNYRINIQEKEQELSSLLAFEKGTNAKMDKKISPKQVEAKQGKHSTKNRSMLPLC, encoded by the coding sequence ATGATTTTAAAGTATTCTGTGGGATTAGATGTTTCTAGTAGCAAAATTGATGGATCAATTTGTGTCATTGATGAGAACCAACAAGTTCAGTTTAAGTCTAAAATAACCTTTAACAACACTGTTTCTGGTTTTGAAAGTTTAGACTCTTGGATAACAAAATGGCATAAAGAGATGGATTTGCCTTTGGTTGTTTGTATGGAAGCCACAGGTGTCTATCATGAAAATTGTGCGTTATATTTATTTGAAAAAGGATATAAACTATCTATAGTTTTACCTAATAAGGCAAAGAAATACTTAGAATGTTTGGGTTTAAAATCTAAGAATGATAGTATTGACGCTAGAGGATTGGCACAAATGGGAGCTGAACAATGCTTAAGCCTTTGGGAGCCATTAGGACGCTACTATTATGAATTACGTCACTACACCAGACAGCATCAAAATATACAAGAATTAAAAACGGTCATAAGTAATCAAATCCATGCATTAGAACACTCGATGTATCGTTCCGATTTATTGATTGATCAACTTAAAAGCACTATAACTCTGTTTGATGCTCAGTTGAAAGAATTAGATAAAAAAATGAAATTACATCTTAAATCTGATGCTGTAGTTTATAATAAATGCTTAAATATCTTGGCAATTAAAGGAATAGGATACTTAACTATAGCAACTCTAATAGCAGAAACTAATGGTTTTGAGCTATTTAAAAACTATAAGCAATTAGTTTCTTATGCTGGTTATGATGTTGTTGAAGCTCAATCAGGAACTAGGGTTGGAAAGACTAAGATATCTAAAAAAGGGAATTCAAGAATAAGAAGAGCTCTTCATATGCCGTCTTTAATAGTTATAACATGTAAAGAAAAACCGTTTTTAGATTTGTATAATAGGACTTTTGAAAAACACGCCATAAAAATGAAAAGTTATGTAGCGGTACAGAAAAAATTATTAGTAATGGTCTATCATTTGTGGAAGAAAAATAAACGATACGATACTAATTATCGAATAAATATTCAAGAAAAGGAACAGGAGCTTTCTTCTCTGCTTGCCTTTGAAAAAGGCACAAACGCAAAAATGGATAAAAAAATTAGCCCCAAACAAGTTGAGGCTAAACAAGGTAAACATTCAACGAAAAATCGCAGTATGCTTCCTCTCTGCTAA
- a CDS encoding 2Fe-2S iron-sulfur cluster-binding protein yields MTKDLQTIQFTVIDNGTEIPITTRHGSHPNLMFLLKEKLNLDSFGECGGVGRCATCVVETDGIKGKSMIKERNEPTTLSKLGFEEENIRLSCQLYVTADLEGAVITLLEE; encoded by the coding sequence TTGACAAAAGATTTGCAAACCATCCAGTTTACCGTTATTGACAACGGCACCGAAATCCCTATTACAACCCGTCACGGCAGTCATCCTAATTTGATGTTTTTATTGAAAGAAAAACTGAATTTGGATTCCTTTGGGGAATGTGGTGGTGTGGGGCGTTGCGCTACTTGCGTGGTGGAAACTGATGGCATTAAAGGAAAGTCAATGATTAAAGAACGCAACGAGCCTACTACTTTGAGTAAATTAGGGTTTGAGGAAGAGAACATCAGGTTATCTTGTCAATTGTATGTTACGGCGGATCTTGAGGGAGCGGTAATCACACTTTTGGAAGAGTAA
- a CDS encoding BrxA/BrxB family bacilliredoxin, with the protein MYPEEMVRPMQAELTMAGFQDLHNAEAVDNAIKAEGTTLVVINSVCGCAARNARPGAKMSLEGAKKPDHLITVFAGVDKDAVDAARQHMFPFPPSSPAMALFKNGELVHMLERHHIEGRPAEMIAENLQDAYNEYC; encoded by the coding sequence ATGTATCCAGAAGAAATGGTAAGACCTATGCAAGCTGAATTGACAATGGCGGGTTTTCAAGATTTACATAATGCTGAAGCGGTTGATAATGCTATAAAGGCAGAAGGAACTACATTAGTGGTGATTAATTCTGTTTGTGGTTGTGCTGCAAGAAATGCACGTCCAGGAGCTAAAATGAGTTTAGAAGGTGCTAAAAAACCAGATCATTTAATCACTGTTTTTGCTGGAGTTGACAAAGATGCTGTTGATGCAGCAAGACAACATATGTTTCCTTTTCCTCCATCATCACCTGCAATGGCGTTATTCAAAAACGGAGAATTAGTACATATGTTAGAACGTCACCACATTGAAGGTCGTCCAGCTGAAATGATTGCAGAGAACTTGCAAGATGCTTATAACGAGTATTGCTAA
- a CDS encoding thioredoxin family protein, with translation MKKLFLICCFWMVTMLNGYAQLKVYSFEEVAQLSQVNPKPIVVFVHTSWCKFCKMMEQTTFKNKKVIEELNQRFYFVSLDAETRNAIWFNDHLFQFKPTGTTTGVHELATALATINGIVSYPTLSILDTELSIVFQKNAYLDAKTVLLVLAQFNH, from the coding sequence ATGAAAAAGTTGTTTTTGATTTGCTGTTTCTGGATGGTTACAATGCTCAACGGGTATGCGCAATTGAAAGTTTATAGCTTTGAAGAAGTTGCTCAGTTGTCACAAGTAAATCCGAAGCCAATTGTGGTTTTTGTGCATACTTCTTGGTGCAAATTTTGCAAAATGATGGAGCAAACAACTTTCAAAAATAAGAAGGTCATTGAGGAACTAAACCAACGTTTCTATTTTGTTTCCTTAGATGCTGAAACCCGAAATGCTATTTGGTTTAATGACCATCTATTTCAATTCAAGCCTACGGGAACAACAACGGGAGTACATGAATTAGCAACTGCATTGGCTACTATAAATGGAATCGTTTCCTATCCTACGCTTAGTATATTAGATACAGAACTAAGCATTGTTTTTCAAAAAAACGCCTATTTGGATGCTAAAACGGTTTTATTAGTTTTAGCACAATTTAATCATTAA